From a region of the Globicephala melas chromosome 19, mGloMel1.2, whole genome shotgun sequence genome:
- the IL17C gene encoding interleukin-17C, with protein sequence MVSRSSPRPPAWTVPPGLPPDTQAEDVAAGSRKPPKSGGKREPGAQTPPGLRFPTCRGRLRPPARFPQGAEPAAGRAGPLPGAPLAPHRLVHQPLRVLLLLLWPPTSLALHSPPLRPGARTHTAGTPRCYSAAELPLGHTPPHLLARAAKWEQALPVALVSSLEAAGRRGRHAGSPAGNQCPVLQPEEVLEADVHRRSISPWRYRVDTDESRYPQKLAFAECLCRGCISAKTGRETAALNSVPLVQSLLVLRRRPCSRDAAGVPTPGAFTFHTEFIRVPVGCTCVLPRSAR encoded by the exons ATGGTGAGCCGCTCCTCTCCCCGCCCTCCAGCCTGGACGGTGCCGCCCGGCCTGCCGCCCGACACCCAGGCTGAGGACGTGGCGGCAGGGTCCAGGAAGCCGCCCAAATCTGGGGGCAAAAGGGAGCCAGGAGCCCAGACCCCCCCGGGCCTCCGTTTCCCGACCTGTAGAGGGAGGCTACGTCCCCCTGCCCGCTTTCCACAGGGAGCAGAGCCCGCGGCGGGCAGGGCGGGGCCCCTCCCCGGGGCGCCGCTGGCCCCCCACCGCCTGGTCCACCAGCCGCTCCGTGTCCTCCTGCTCCTGCTCTGGCCGCCCACCAGCCTGGCTCTCCACAGCCCCCCACTCCGGCCAGGGGCCCGCACCCACACAGCCGGGACCCCGCGCTGCTACTCGGCGGCGGAGCTGCCCCTGggccacacccctccccacctgctgGCTCGAGCGGCCAAGTGGGAGCAGGCGTTGCCGGTGGCGCTGGTGTCCAGCTTGGAGGCGGCGGGCCGCAGGGGCCGGCACGCGGGATCGCCGGCCGGGAACCAGTGCCCCGTGCTGCAGCCCGAGGAGGTGCTGGAAGCTGACGTCCACCGGCGCTCCATCTCGCCCTGGAGATACCG CGTGGACACGGACGAGAGCCGCTACCCCCAGAAGCTGGCCTTCGCCGAGTGCCTGTGCCGGGGCTGCATCAGCGCCAAGACAGGCCGCGAGACGGCTGCGCTCAACTCGGTGCCGCTGGTCCAGAGCCTCCTGGTGCTGCGCCGCCGGCCCTGCTCCCGGGATGCGGCGGGGGTGCCCACGCCCGGGGCCTTCACCTTCCACACCGAGTTCATCCGAGTGCCCGTGGGCTGCACCTGTGTCCTGCCCAGGTCGGCCCGGTGA